A stretch of Ammospiza caudacuta isolate bAmmCau1 chromosome 34, bAmmCau1.pri, whole genome shotgun sequence DNA encodes these proteins:
- the LOC131570318 gene encoding uncharacterized protein LOC131570318, with product MFLFLGRNPRAERTAREQKPKSQEFQISNTTWAATLQYRRFYEPPHRLPQPDPGLRSGFSDSRRIFRHPEPPQAERPVVPEAASFTSFTSFTSFTSFTSFTSFTLAIFFSWRGPRMLGLELSHSKAHLRGVDGASSPVSWMPNPPGPGGASAAGWELYGQESIWELGYRWAGLSGVGLSGGCFIRGSFTKWAVYPRPGLSGTGLSGHWFSKLIGSSFIKGLSYQGLAYQRFGLSGTCFIKGLACQELAYKEMAYQGLVYQSIGLLRGWLIRSLAYQDVINNYIIINNNNDK from the exons ATGTTTCTCTTCTTAGGAAGAAATCCCAGAGCTGAGAGGACGGCGAGAGAGCAGAAGCCAAAATCTCAGGAGTTCCAGATCTCCAACACGACCTGGGCCGCCACCCTGCAGTACCGCAG GTTTTATGAGCCACCCCACCGGCTCCCCCAGCCCGACCCGGGGCTGCGCTCCGGCTTCTCCGACTCCCGCCGGATTTTCCGCCACCCCGAACCCCCGCAAGCCGAGCGCCCCGTGGTCCCCGAGGCCGCCTCCTTCACCTCCTTCACCTCCTTCACCTCCTTCACCTCCTTCACCTCCTTCACCTCCTTCACCTTGGCCATCTTCTTCTCCTGGAGGGGCCCAAGAATGCTGGGCCTGGAGCTGTCCCACAGCAAGGCTCACCTGCGGGGCGTGGATGGAGCCTCCTCTCCCGTGAGCTGGATGCCGAacccgcccggccccggcggaGCCAGCGCCGCGGGCTGGGAGCTGTACGGCCAGGAGTCCATCTGGGAGCTGGGTTATCGCTGGGCTGGCTTATCAGGTGTCGGTTTATCAGGAGGTTGCTTTATCAGGGGCTCGTTTACCAAATGGGCGGTTTATCCCAGGCCTGGATTGTCAGGGACTGGATTATCAGGACATTGGTTTAGCAAGCTTATCGGCAGCTCGTTTATCAAAGGTCTGTCTTATCAAGGGTTGGCTTATCAAAGATTTGGCTTATCAGGGACCTGCTTTATCAAAGGACTAGCTTGTCAGGAGCTGGCTTATAAGGAGATGGCTTATCAAGGCCTGGTTTATCAAAGCATTGGCTTATTAAGGGGCTGGCTTATCAGAAGTCTGGCTTATCAAGATGTAATAAATAActatataataattaataataataatgataaataa